From Leptospira congkakensis, one genomic window encodes:
- a CDS encoding NAD(P)/FAD-dependent oxidoreductase, producing the protein MRKKPKIAIIGAGASGCFAALQIYDGLQGLCDIQIFEKSKEPLSKLRISGGGRCNVTHNLFDPELLSERYPRGNKELRWAFESFGPKDTIEWFQKRGVTLKAEADGRMFPTTDSSDTIIQCFLNELKSKKIPIHFEQGLVGIYSNLQSNQTNGFRVLWEGGVEESFDIVVLATGSNRKIWSILEKLGHKIIPPVPSLFTLTLENTDLMELTGLVVPNVEIKVLPKGKTQKGPILITHWGLSGPAALRLSAWEARTLFEADYKVDLSINWIGGEKTQYIEENYLTKKEKTPAEKLSPDPEWKLPSRFWDWILKESNIQTNKRYSDISKSEIRGLSLSLTQMKLQMVAKGVFKEEFVTAGGVSRKDIQFQTMESKPCPGLYFTGEVIDVDGITGGFNFQNAWTTAFIAAQGIRKTIVI; encoded by the coding sequence TTGCGAAAGAAACCCAAAATTGCCATCATTGGCGCTGGTGCTTCTGGTTGTTTTGCCGCACTTCAAATTTATGACGGATTACAAGGGTTATGTGATATACAAATCTTTGAAAAGTCGAAAGAACCACTTTCTAAACTTCGGATTTCTGGGGGAGGGCGGTGTAATGTCACCCATAACCTTTTTGATCCCGAACTTCTTTCTGAACGGTATCCCAGAGGAAACAAAGAATTACGTTGGGCCTTTGAAAGTTTTGGTCCCAAAGACACAATCGAATGGTTTCAAAAAAGAGGAGTTACACTCAAAGCAGAAGCCGATGGGAGAATGTTCCCAACAACAGATAGTTCGGATACCATCATCCAATGTTTCTTAAACGAGTTAAAATCCAAAAAAATTCCAATTCACTTCGAACAAGGGTTAGTTGGTATTTATTCAAATTTACAATCCAACCAAACAAATGGATTCCGGGTTTTATGGGAAGGGGGAGTCGAAGAATCCTTCGATATCGTAGTCCTTGCCACAGGTTCCAATCGTAAGATTTGGAGTATTTTGGAAAAGTTAGGACATAAAATCATCCCTCCTGTTCCTTCCTTATTTACCTTAACTTTGGAAAACACAGATCTTATGGAACTCACTGGCCTTGTGGTTCCCAATGTGGAAATCAAAGTATTACCAAAAGGAAAAACACAAAAAGGCCCAATCCTCATCACTCATTGGGGGCTCAGTGGTCCCGCTGCTCTGCGTTTGTCTGCTTGGGAAGCACGAACCTTATTTGAAGCGGATTACAAGGTTGATTTGTCCATAAACTGGATTGGTGGAGAGAAAACACAATATATCGAAGAAAATTATTTAACTAAAAAAGAAAAAACACCTGCGGAAAAATTGTCCCCAGATCCAGAATGGAAACTTCCTTCGCGGTTTTGGGATTGGATTTTAAAAGAATCAAATATACAAACTAACAAACGTTATTCCGATATTTCTAAGTCAGAAATTCGAGGTCTTTCTCTTTCTCTCACACAAATGAAACTACAAATGGTTGCCAAAGGTGTTTTTAAGGAAGAATTTGTAACGGCAGGCGGTGTTTCCAGAAAAGACATCCAATTCCAAACTATGGAAAGTAAACCTTGTCCTGGTCTTTATTTTACGGGAGAAGTGATAGATGTCGACGGAATTACAGGTGGGTTTAATTTTCAGAATGCCTGGACTACCGCTTTTATTGCAGCCCAGGGCATTCGAAAAACAATTGTTATTTGA
- a CDS encoding histone deacetylase family protein codes for MASNALALIYHSSYNLELPGHVFPAHKYSHLYNRVKRDPVYASWDILLPKKAEEADLELVHTKEYLDDLFSYEHTSRTMYSELPLNRSIVESFMYGVGGTIMAAELSKNFQFALNMGGGYHHSFPDKAEGFCYLNDVAIAIRKQKETSPNINALIIDLDLHQGNGNSYIFQYDDKVFTFSMHQGNLYPKKEESNLDVNLEPNTRDDEYLSTLESSLNQIRKDFDANIIYYVAGADPYEDDSLGELKISMKGLKERDLMVRKFAETLNVPCVVTLAGGYARDFRDTVEIHFNTITAFGEK; via the coding sequence ATGGCATCTAATGCACTCGCACTCATCTACCATTCTTCGTACAATCTCGAATTACCGGGTCATGTTTTCCCTGCTCACAAATATTCTCATCTTTACAATCGTGTCAAAAGGGATCCGGTCTATGCATCCTGGGACATTTTGTTACCCAAAAAAGCAGAAGAAGCAGATTTAGAACTCGTTCATACCAAAGAATACTTAGATGATCTGTTTAGTTACGAACATACATCGCGAACTATGTATTCTGAACTTCCGCTTAATCGAAGTATTGTGGAAAGTTTTATGTATGGTGTCGGCGGAACGATTATGGCAGCAGAACTTTCAAAAAACTTTCAATTTGCTTTGAATATGGGCGGTGGTTATCATCACAGTTTTCCCGATAAAGCGGAAGGTTTTTGTTATTTGAATGATGTGGCAATTGCTATAAGAAAACAAAAAGAAACTTCTCCCAACATAAATGCCCTTATCATTGACTTGGATTTACATCAAGGAAATGGAAATTCATATATTTTTCAATACGATGACAAAGTTTTCACATTTTCGATGCACCAAGGTAATCTTTATCCTAAGAAAGAAGAATCTAACTTAGATGTGAACTTAGAACCAAATACCAGAGATGATGAATATCTTTCTACATTGGAATCTTCCTTAAATCAAATCCGAAAAGATTTTGACGCAAATATAATTTATTATGTTGCAGGAGCTGATCCTTATGAAGATGATTCTCTTGGTGAATTAAAAATTTCTATGAAAGGTTTAAAAGAAAGAGATTTGATGGTTCGTAAGTTTGCAGAGACTCTCAATGTTCCTTGTGTTGTGACTCTTGCAGGTGGATATGCACGTGATTTCCGCGACACTGTTGAAATTCATTTTAATACCATCACTGCGTTTGGTGAAAAATAA
- the pyk gene encoding pyruvate kinase codes for MPEDDKIPNKRTKIICTIGPASANRETILKLIYSGMDLARMNFSHSTHDYHKEIFELLRECEQESGKSIGILADLQGPKIRTGKLGTGPLELKTGDQIAINNKSDFLGTREEIGCTYQYILNDIDVGHKLLIDDGKLSFVVKSKTKEKAVLETVIGGTLKDNKGINLPGTPISAPALSEKDIEDLQFALSLGVDYIALSFVRRASDLEMARQFMKDSYAGLIAKIERPEAIQNIEEIIDNCDGIMIARGDLGVELDTQYVPIIQKEMITKLNQQGKPVITATQMLETMIDNPRPTRAEASDVANAVMDGTDAVMLSGETASGKFPIETVRTMTSIIQAAEESEIYLSHLRSMDRSEFEVERTALGSAAEAISRSINAKAIINFTRSGYSSLLSSEFRPLKPIYSFTPFLGTARKMQLYWGVEAYVMPMMDKFPDMIAFMSKTLKSEGKLKSGDTVVILSGAPGSVAQTVDFIQIHKLK; via the coding sequence ATGCCGGAAGACGACAAAATCCCAAACAAACGCACTAAAATTATCTGTACCATAGGCCCTGCATCTGCGAACCGTGAAACGATTCTAAAATTGATCTATTCAGGAATGGATTTGGCACGAATGAACTTCTCTCATTCCACCCATGACTACCACAAAGAGATCTTCGAACTGTTGCGGGAGTGTGAACAGGAATCCGGTAAATCCATTGGTATTCTTGCCGATTTACAAGGCCCGAAAATTAGAACAGGAAAACTAGGAACAGGTCCTTTAGAACTAAAAACCGGCGACCAAATCGCAATCAATAACAAGTCCGACTTCCTTGGAACCAGAGAAGAAATCGGTTGCACCTACCAGTATATTTTAAATGACATCGACGTAGGGCACAAACTTCTCATTGATGACGGCAAACTCTCGTTTGTTGTAAAATCCAAAACAAAAGAAAAAGCAGTTTTAGAAACCGTCATCGGAGGGACATTAAAAGACAACAAAGGAATCAATCTTCCGGGAACACCAATCTCTGCACCGGCTCTTTCCGAAAAGGACATCGAAGACTTACAATTTGCTTTATCACTCGGAGTTGATTACATAGCACTTTCATTTGTTAGACGAGCAAGTGATTTAGAGATGGCGAGACAATTTATGAAGGACAGTTACGCAGGTCTTATTGCAAAAATTGAACGACCTGAAGCCATTCAAAATATAGAAGAAATCATCGACAATTGTGATGGAATCATGATTGCTCGTGGTGACTTGGGTGTGGAATTAGACACACAATATGTTCCCATCATTCAAAAAGAAATGATCACAAAATTAAACCAACAAGGGAAACCAGTGATCACCGCCACACAAATGTTAGAGACAATGATTGACAATCCCCGTCCCACTCGGGCCGAAGCGAGTGATGTTGCCAATGCGGTTATGGATGGAACAGATGCGGTGATGTTGTCAGGGGAAACTGCTTCTGGAAAATTTCCTATCGAAACAGTTCGAACCATGACAAGTATCATCCAAGCAGCAGAAGAATCTGAAATTTACTTATCACACTTACGTAGTATGGATCGTTCGGAATTTGAAGTGGAACGAACAGCTCTCGGCAGTGCTGCAGAAGCCATTTCCAGATCCATCAACGCCAAAGCCATCATCAACTTTACAAGATCAGGATATTCATCACTTCTCTCATCTGAATTTCGTCCTTTGAAACCAATTTATTCTTTCACGCCATTTCTTGGAACAGCAAGAAAGATGCAATTGTACTGGGGTGTGGAAGCGTATGTGATGCCTATGATGGATAAGTTCCCCGATATGATTGCTTTTATGAGTAAAACATTAAAGTCGGAAGGAAAATTAAAATCAGGGGATACTGTTGTGATTCTTTCGGGAGCACCGGGATCAGTGGCACAAACAGTAGACTTTATCCAAATCCACAAACTCAAATAA